One window of Nymphaea colorata isolate Beijing-Zhang1983 chromosome 1, ASM883128v2, whole genome shotgun sequence genomic DNA carries:
- the LOC126409242 gene encoding uncharacterized protein LOC126409242 produces the protein MLKRLRSGVRLCMLEKVKAKDDQNAAIDSVLKYSWLICNRATCDRLIFQRCFLCSEYSIFWYTFVSVDVILLGFQQLFDWMRKCDNVNVASHGTVLKFMGENHNLVKALQVYNDKGDESTGYNAESMHCASWLSC, from the exons ATGCTCAAACGACTGAGATCTGGCGTGCGTTTATGCATGCTGGAGAAAGTGAAAGCGAAAGACGATCAG AATGCTGCCATAGATAGTGTGCTGAAATACAGTTGGTTGATTTGCAATCGTGCAACATGTGACCGTTTGATCTTCCAGAGGTGTTTCTTATGCAGTGAGTATTCCAT ATTCTGGTATACTTTTGTGTCAGTGGATGTCATATTACTTGGTTTTCAACAGCTTTTTGATTGGATGCGGAAGTGTGACAATGTAAATGTTGCATCCCATGGTACAGTCCTCAAATTCATGGGAGAAAACCATAATCTTGTGAAAGCGTTGCAAGTATACAATGACAAGGGAGATGAATCCACAGGATACAATGCTGAAAGTATGCATTGCGCTTCTTGGTTGTCTTGTTAG
- the LOC116266990 gene encoding cyclic dof factor 2-like, whose protein sequence is MSSDSSRDPAIKLFGKTIPVQEAKAADSFTADHASDVASPTPPPSSPPTHDEDACREAKLDDPTVACLEEACKPGASSSCLNDRREEVRAPSDANPECDKASINFKSAKAAEEDHNETESGNEKALKKPDKVLPCPRCNSLDTKFCYYNNYNVNQPRHFCKNCQRYWTAGGTMRNVPIGAGRRKNKHSASHYRHVMLSEGMATARVDTAAATHPQVISCGLSPPARALKSNGTVLKFGSEAPLCESMTTVLNLGEPAMTAKRNVEVHSAACGENVEELSCGSVTAPTSKANELQESMLNMEQGGNSSDCKRPTPLIQCFAGASWPYPWNPGWNAIAPVQSAHCTSKLYCGPENSSPSSIQWRPPPIVAAPAFCAPAVPFPFVPASYWGCMPGWAGGAWSMPWMGSALCLSTTSSTSNSSCSESSSPTLGKHSRDRNLQTEDKPERCLWVPKTLRIDDPDEAAKSSIWATLGIKHECGEGATKGGLVKAFQLKTETKENTPDDSPVLHANPAALSRSQTFQEST, encoded by the exons ATGTCTTCTGATAGCAGCAGGGATCCGGCCATCAAGCTTTTCGGAAAGACCATCCCGGTGCAGGAGGCCAAGGCAGCCGATTCCTTCACCGCCGACCACGCCTCCGACGTAGCTTCTCCCACGCCACCTCCATCCTCCCCACCCACACACGAtgag GATGCTTGCAGAGAAGCTAAACTTGATGACCCAACAGTAGCTTGCCTGGAAGAAGCGTGTAAGCCTGGTGCCTCTTCCTCTTGTTTGAATGATCGCAGGGAAGAAGTGAGGGCGCCAAGTGATGCAAATCCTGAGTGTGATAAAGCATCTATCAATTTCAAGTCAGCAAAAGCAGCCGAGGAAGATCATAATGAAACTGAATCTGGAAACGAGAAAGCGTTGAAGAAACCAGACAAGGTTCTCCCTTGTCCACGCTGCAACAGTCTAGACACCAAGTTCTGTTATTACAACAATTACAATGTTAATCAACCGAGGCACTTCTGTAAGAATTGCCAAAGGTACTGGACAGCAGGTGGGACAATGAGAAATGTGCCTATTGGTGCTGGTAGGCGCAAGAATAAACACTCTGCATCACATTATCGGCATGTAATGTTGTCTGAAGGCATGGCCACTGCCAGGGTAGACACAGCAGCTGCCACTCATCCTCAAGTTATCTCTTGTGGTCTTTCACCACCAGCAAGGGCATTGAAGAGCAACGGCACTGTTCTTAAGTTTGGGTCTGAAGCACCACTTTGTGAATCCATGACAACAGTGCTAAACTTAGGGGAGCCGGCTATGACAGCTAAAAGGAATGTTGAGGTGCACTCTGCTGCATGTGGTGAAAATGTAGAGGAGTTATCATGCGGCTCGGTGACAGCTCCAACTAGCAAGGCAAACGAGTTGCAAGAGAGCATGCTTAATATGGAACAAGGGGGCAACTCAAGTGATTGTAAACGTCCGACTCCACTCATTCAATGCTTTGCTGGTGCTTCATGGCCATATCCTTGGAACCCCGGATGGAATGCCATTGCTCCTGTACAATCTGCGCATTGCACTTCAAAATTGTATTGTGGTCCAGAAAACAGCAGTCCTAGTTCAATTCAATGGCGCCCACCTCCGATAGTTGCTGCCCCTGCTTTCTGTGCACCTGCCGTTCCATTTCCATTTGTTCCAGCATCATATTGGGGCTGTATGCCTGGCTGGGCTGGTGGAGCATGGAGTATGCCATGGATGGGTTCTGCTCTTTGTTTATCAACTACTTCATCTACCAGTAACAGCAGCTGTTCAGAAAGTAGTTCTCCAACCCTAGGGAAGCATTCTAGGGATAGAAACCTGCAGACTGAAGACAAGCCGGAGAGGTGTCTATGGGTACCGAAGACGCTCAGAATTGATGATCCAGATGAGGCTGCTAAAAGCTCTATTTGGGCTACCCTAGGTATCAAACATGAATGCGGTGAAGGTGCTACAAAGGGTGGACTTGTGAAAGCGTTTCAACTCAAAACGGAAACCAAGGAGAACACCCCGGATGATTCACCAGTCTTGCACGCTAATCCTGCTGCATTATCCCGGTCACAAACATTTCAGGAGAGCACCTAA